AACACGCGCAGGAAATGGAACGGACTCAGTCCGGCTTCGGACGCCGCGCTTTCGAGGCCGATGCCGTCGTGCGAGTTCGCGTCGATCCACATGGCCGCATCGACCGCGCGGCGCCTGTCGCGCGCGGCGGTGGATTGCGGCGTGGGTTTGCTGCGCCCTTCCACCACGTCGACGAAACGGCGCGCGAACCACATGCCCAACTCGTCGAGGCCCGCATCGCTGCGTCCCTCGGCCGCGGCCTGTGCAAGTTCGCCCAGCACCATGAGTTCGGACAGCGGCGGAAGCGCTGCGGTGCGCCAGGTCCGCCGGTCGCCGCCGATCAGGTCGACGAAGCCCGGCGACAGATGGAAGGCCAGGCATTCGTCGCCGCAGACATGGTGGTCGTGGGTGCAGACGTATTCGTCGCCCGGGCAGCCCACCAGCACGGAGCCGGCCACCAGTTCGTAGGCGCTGCCGCGCGTGTGGCAGCCGAAACTGCCCTTGCGCACGTACGAGACCGAATAGCCGGCATGCGTTTCGGTGAACGGCCGCGCACCGGGCTGCGCGTCGCAGCGGTAGCTCGCCACGCGGATCGCGTCGGTCTGCAGTTCGGTGGTGACGAGCATGGTGCCTTGGACCTTCGATCACCCGGCCTGAAGATGCTCAGTCGACGGTGTGCATGGCCTGCCACACGCGCGCCGGGCTGAGCGGCATGTGCAGGCGCGGAGCACTGGTCGCAAGGCCGTTGCGCGCAAAGGCATCGGCCACGGCGTTCACGATGGCGGGGGTGGCGCCGATGGTGCCCAGCTCGCCCACGCCCTTCACGCCCAGCGGGTTGTTGGCGCACGGTGTCGACTCGTCCATTTCCATGTGGAAAATGGCCTGGACGATGTCCGCGCGCGGCGCCGCGTAGTCCATGAGGCTGCCGGTGAGCGGCTGGCCGGTCTCGTTGTCGTACACCACCTGTTCGTACAGCGCCTGGCCGATGCCCTGCACCGCGCCGCCTTCGAGCTGGCCGCGAACGATCATCGGGTTGATCACGCGGCCCACGTCGTTGACCGAGCTGTAGGCCACCACGCTGATCTCGCCCGTCGGCGGATCGATTTCGATCTCGCAGACGTGGCAGCCGTTGGGCCAGGTCGGGCCGGCCACGGTGCTGGTGGAGTCGACGAAGATCTCGCGCTCGGGCTGCTTGCCGGCCAGAGCGAACAGGTCGAGTTCGAGGTCGGTGCCGGCCACGGTGAAAACACCGCGGGTATAGGTGATGTCGTCGATGGCGGCTTCGAACTCCTGGGCCGCGAGTGCGCGCGCCTTGTCGATGGTGCGTTCGGCGCCGATGCGAACCGCCGATCCGCCAGTGAACAGAGAGCGCGAACCGGCGCTGCCGAAGCCGTCGCCGCGGTCGGTGTCGCCGAGCACGACGCGCACCTTCTCGATCGGCACACCGAAGGCATCGACCGCCAGCTGCGCAAGCGACGTGGCAATGCCCTGCCCCATGGCGTTGACGGCGGAGAACACCTCGATGACGCCATCGGCCTGCACCGAGACCGTGACACGCTCCTCGAACACATTGCCGCCGGTCCATTCGAGGAACGTGGCAACGCCCAGGCCGCGGTGCTTGCCGTTCCTGGCCGACTCGGCGGCGCGGGCCTCGAAACCCTGCCAGTCGGCCAGCACGAGCGCCTGGTCCATCACGGACTCGAACTTGCCGGTGTCGTAGGTCTGCGCCATCGGGTTCTTGTAGGGCATCTGCTCGGGGCGGATGAAGTTGCGGCGGCGCAGCGCGATGCGGTCGATGCCGGTCTGGCGCGCGGCCTCGTCCATCAATCGCTCGATGGTGAAGATCGCCTCGGGACGGCCCGCGCCGCGGTAGGCCCCCGTGGGCGCGGTGTTGGTGAGCACCGCCTTGAAATGGAAGTCGATGGTCTGGATGTCGTAGACGCTGGTCTGCACCCACGGCCCGATCAAGAGCTGGATCGCAACGCCGGTGCCGGTGGCATAGGCGCCGACATTGGCCAGCGTTTTGATGCGCAGCGCAAGGATCTTTCCGTCCGCATCGAGCGCGAGTTCGGCGCGGGCCTCGATGTCGCGGCCGTGCGCGCTCGAAAGAAACTCCTCGCTGCGGTCGGCCACCCACTTCACGGGGCGCCCGACCTGCATCGCGGCAAAGGCCACGGCGATGTCTTCCGGGTAGGCGCCGGTCTTCATGCCGAAGCCGCCTCCGACGTCGCCCACCACCACGCGCACCTTTTCCTTCGCGAGGCCGAGGGCGGCGCACACCGAATCGCGCACGCCCGAAGGCATCTGGGTGCTCATGCGGATCGTCAGGCGGCCCGATTCGGCGTCAGGCGCCGCGAGCACCGAGCGCGGCTCGATGGTCAGCGCCACGACGCGCTGGTTGACCACGTCGAGCGCCACCACGTGCTTTGCCCCGGCAAAGGCGGCCGTTGCGGCGTCGCTGCTGCCGTGCCGCATTTCAGCCGCGATGTTGCCGGTGGCTTCCTCGCACAGCTGCGGCGCACCGGCGGCGGTGGCGCTTGCGAGGTCGACCACCATGGGAAGCGCTTCGTAGTCGACCATCACCGCCTCGGCGGCATCGCGTGCCTGCTGGAAGGTTTCGGCCACCACCGCGGCCACGGCCTCGCCCACGAAGCGGGTTCTGTCGTGCGCCATGGCCAGGCGCGGCGGGCTGGCGCAATCGCTGCCGTCGGCCCGCTTGAAGCCCACGGCGCCCGGCATCGGCTTGACGCCGGCTTCGGCCAGTTCAGAGCCGGTGAGCACGCGCAGCACGCCGGGCATCGCGGCGGCGGCGGCCGTGTCGATCGACACGATGTGCGCATGCGGATAGGGAGACCGAAGGAAGACGAGATGCGCCTGGCCAGGCAGCGTGACGTCGTCCGTATAGCGGCCCGCGCCAGACAGCAGGCTCTCGTCCTCGAGGCGGCGCACTGCCTGGCCGCTGCCGAAACGCGTGGGGGTGGAATCAGTGGTCAACATGGTCCTCTTGGGCAGGCCTTCGCCGGGCAACGCTGGCCTGGCAGATCCGCATGGAGTGCAAATGGGGAAGCAGCACTATATGGGCTTCGGATAGTCTTGTGCGCTTCACGGGCAGCGCCTGTGGTTCGCGGGCCGCAATCGTTTGCCGTCCCGCTGGAGGACGGGCATTTTTCCTGCGCCGGCCGACGCGCGGGCGAAGCCGTGTATACCTACGGGCATGCAACAACTGCCCTGGCTCGAACCCGGCGACGCACTGCCCGACCCCGCCTCCGCCTGGGGCGAGCACGATCCCGTACCCGGGCTGCTCGCCGCCGGCGGAGCGCTCGATGTCGATACCCTGGTGCACGCCTACAGCCGCTGCGTGTTCCCCTGGTTCAGCGAAGACCAGCCGATTCTCTGGTGGAGTCCCGACCCCCGCATGGTGCTGCAGGTGGCCGAATTCAAGCTGCACCGGTCGCTGCGCAAGACGCTGGCCCGATTCACCCGGACGGCCGGCTGCGAGGTGCGCATCGATCACGATTTCGCCTCCGTCATCGCAGCCTGCTCGCAGTCGCCGCGCACCGGCCAATCGGGCACGTGGATCGTGCCGGACATGGTGGAGGCTTACATGGCGTTGCATCGGGCCGGCCACGCGCACAGCGTGGAAACCTGGATCGACGGCAAGCTGGCAGGCGGCCTCTACTGCGTGGGACTGGGCCGTGCGGTGTTCGGCGAGTCGATGTTCACACGCCGTCCGGACGCCTCCAAGATCGCGCTGGCCGCGCTGGTGTGCCTGTGCCGCCGCTTCCAGGTGAAGATGATCGACTGCCAGCAGAACACCTCCCACCTCGCGAGCCTGGGAGCCCGCGAAATGTCGCGCAGCCGCTTCGTGGCGCACGTCGCCAGGGCCCGGGAACAACAAGGGCCACGATGGCATTTCGAGCCCGTATACTGGGCAGAACTCCTTTCCGCGCGACCTTCCGAACCGACGTGACGCACCTCAAGGATCTTCCGCTTCACACGCTGCAGTTCTACGCGACGGCGCCCTATCCCTGCAGCTACCTGCCGGACCGCCAGGCCCGCTCGCAGGTGGCCACGCCCAGCCATCTGATCCACAACGACGCCTACTCCGACCTCGTGCTCAGCGGCTTCCGGCGCAGCGGCATGTTCACCTACCGGCCCTATTGCGACGGTTGCCGCGCCTGTATACCGCTGCGCGTGCTGGTCAACAGCTTCCGGCCCACCCGCAGCCAGCGCCGCGCCGTGAAGCAGCACCA
This genomic window from Variovorax paradoxus contains:
- the aat gene encoding leucyl/phenylalanyl-tRNA--protein transferase, which produces MQQLPWLEPGDALPDPASAWGEHDPVPGLLAAGGALDVDTLVHAYSRCVFPWFSEDQPILWWSPDPRMVLQVAEFKLHRSLRKTLARFTRTAGCEVRIDHDFASVIAACSQSPRTGQSGTWIVPDMVEAYMALHRAGHAHSVETWIDGKLAGGLYCVGLGRAVFGESMFTRRPDASKIALAALVCLCRRFQVKMIDCQQNTSHLASLGAREMSRSRFVAHVARAREQQGPRWHFEPVYWAELLSARPSEPT
- a CDS encoding xanthine dehydrogenase family protein molybdopterin-binding subunit — protein: MLTTDSTPTRFGSGQAVRRLEDESLLSGAGRYTDDVTLPGQAHLVFLRSPYPHAHIVSIDTAAAAAMPGVLRVLTGSELAEAGVKPMPGAVGFKRADGSDCASPPRLAMAHDRTRFVGEAVAAVVAETFQQARDAAEAVMVDYEALPMVVDLASATAAGAPQLCEEATGNIAAEMRHGSSDAATAAFAGAKHVVALDVVNQRVVALTIEPRSVLAAPDAESGRLTIRMSTQMPSGVRDSVCAALGLAKEKVRVVVGDVGGGFGMKTGAYPEDIAVAFAAMQVGRPVKWVADRSEEFLSSAHGRDIEARAELALDADGKILALRIKTLANVGAYATGTGVAIQLLIGPWVQTSVYDIQTIDFHFKAVLTNTAPTGAYRGAGRPEAIFTIERLMDEAARQTGIDRIALRRRNFIRPEQMPYKNPMAQTYDTGKFESVMDQALVLADWQGFEARAAESARNGKHRGLGVATFLEWTGGNVFEERVTVSVQADGVIEVFSAVNAMGQGIATSLAQLAVDAFGVPIEKVRVVLGDTDRGDGFGSAGSRSLFTGGSAVRIGAERTIDKARALAAQEFEAAIDDITYTRGVFTVAGTDLELDLFALAGKQPEREIFVDSTSTVAGPTWPNGCHVCEIEIDPPTGEISVVAYSSVNDVGRVINPMIVRGQLEGGAVQGIGQALYEQVVYDNETGQPLTGSLMDYAAPRADIVQAIFHMEMDESTPCANNPLGVKGVGELGTIGATPAIVNAVADAFARNGLATSAPRLHMPLSPARVWQAMHTVD
- a CDS encoding helix-turn-helix domain-containing protein, which encodes MLVTTELQTDAIRVASYRCDAQPGARPFTETHAGYSVSYVRKGSFGCHTRGSAYELVAGSVLVGCPGDEYVCTHDHHVCGDECLAFHLSPGFVDLIGGDRRTWRTAALPPLSELMVLGELAQAAAEGRSDAGLDELGMWFARRFVDVVEGRSKPTPQSTAARDRRRAVDAAMWIDANSHDGIGLESAASEAGLSPFHFLRVFSQVLGVTPHQYLVRSRLRHAARLLADGDRPVTDVAFDVGFSDLSNFVRTFRRAAGVSPRGFRQAARGDRKIFQDRLAALFDDDRLIHPSSRKPSPCTTPSD